In one Nocardia tengchongensis genomic region, the following are encoded:
- a CDS encoding glycosyltransferase family 87 protein produces the protein MITTRAGQQSLLRNLKSDGRAGLPRIPIVVGILLTLAITAIFSAMHGFLDLQVYRIDTRGWLDHGTLYGATLPVAGHTDLPFTYPPSAAVLMIPLAIVPLWLAELLVTASSLACLGVTVWLVLSRIRPDLDARAKLTLTVTAVVLLVAVEPVRTTLWFGQINLVLMAAVALDCLTEKPRWPRGVLIGIAAVTKLTPAAFILYFLIRRDWKAAATAAGTAVGIVAAGFVLLPTESRDYWLHAVIDTNRIGSPDYVGNQSLKGMAFRVFGYSSSAATIVWLALALVVVGAGAYLMHHLTGVERTAAARAGIPEPAPMTALAVATLLVNAAVLLLISPVSWTHHWVWAAPALVAAIAWTSTKPATATYALIATFALFFLIGPGIVPNGKHQELRWTWWQHIPGDIYILATAALLTLGLARLLTLRARTARA, from the coding sequence ATGATCACTACGCGGGCGGGGCAACAGAGCTTGCTGCGCAATCTCAAGTCTGACGGCCGCGCGGGCCTGCCTCGCATTCCGATCGTGGTCGGAATCCTGCTCACGCTGGCGATCACGGCCATCTTCTCGGCCATGCACGGTTTCCTCGATCTGCAGGTCTATCGCATCGACACCCGGGGCTGGCTGGACCACGGCACCCTCTACGGCGCGACCCTCCCCGTGGCCGGCCACACCGATCTGCCGTTCACCTACCCGCCCTCGGCCGCGGTCCTGATGATCCCGCTCGCCATCGTCCCGCTCTGGCTGGCCGAGCTGCTGGTGACCGCGAGCTCCCTGGCCTGCCTCGGCGTCACCGTCTGGCTGGTGTTGTCGCGCATCCGCCCCGACCTGGATGCCCGCGCCAAACTCACGCTCACCGTGACCGCGGTCGTGCTCCTGGTGGCCGTCGAACCGGTTCGCACCACCCTGTGGTTCGGCCAGATCAACCTGGTTCTGATGGCCGCCGTCGCCCTCGACTGCCTGACCGAGAAGCCGCGCTGGCCGCGCGGCGTGCTGATCGGCATCGCCGCGGTCACCAAGCTGACCCCCGCCGCGTTCATCCTCTACTTCCTGATCCGCCGCGACTGGAAGGCCGCCGCCACCGCGGCCGGCACCGCCGTCGGCATCGTCGCCGCCGGATTCGTCCTGCTCCCCACCGAATCCCGCGACTACTGGCTGCACGCGGTCATCGATACCAACCGCATCGGCTCCCCCGACTACGTCGGCAACCAGTCCCTCAAGGGCATGGCGTTCCGCGTCTTCGGCTACTCGTCCTCGGCCGCCACCATCGTCTGGCTGGCCCTCGCCCTCGTCGTCGTCGGCGCGGGCGCCTACCTCATGCACCACCTGACCGGCGTCGAGCGCACCGCCGCCGCCCGGGCGGGTATCCCCGAACCCGCCCCCATGACCGCCCTGGCCGTCGCCACCCTCCTGGTGAACGCCGCCGTCCTGCTGCTGATCTCGCCGGTCTCCTGGACCCACCACTGGGTCTGGGCCGCCCCCGCCCTGGTAGCGGCCATCGCATGGACCTCCACCAAACCGGCCACCGCCACCTACGCCCTGATCGCCACCTTCGCCCTCTTCTTCCTGATCGGCCCCGGCATCGTCCCCAACGGCAAACACCAGGAACTCCGCTGGACCTGGTGGCAACACATCCCCGGCGACATCTACATCCTCGCCACCGCGGCCCTCC